Sequence from the Tripterygium wilfordii isolate XIE 37 chromosome 10, ASM1340144v1, whole genome shotgun sequence genome:
CAAGCCCAAGGGGAGTCAATGGACCGACATGGGCCCACACAAGCGCGGGCTCTCAAGGCCCAACCACAAACCCAAGCCTAACTAAGCACGGGAAAACCGGCTTAccaatgttaggtttgcccaAGCTTATAAGCTGGACCCTGGAGTAAtccacaaccgatgtgggattcttcCGGCATCACAAATGATGCCATTTGGAATGGATTCGGTGCTTTGTTTGAGTGTTATTGGAGTGAGCATCTTTTTGAGGTTTCATAATATTGTCTCATTCAAGTTTTTCTGTTCAATAGTTGTTCCTGGCTGATATAAGGACAACTTTATGGTCTTGCAGGACCCGGAGGGCCTCTTCCCGTGCATTCTTGGCCATGAGGCTGCTGGGTGGGTGTAGATTTTATACTGGATATTTGTATCTCAGATATTGCCGTGGTTTTTGGTGTTCTTCTCTCTTTGATTCTGAGATGGAAGATTTGATTGAATATTTCGGTGCAGCATTGTGGAGAGTGTTGGCGAAGGTGTAACTGAGGTTCAGCCCGGTGATCATGTCATCCCGTGTTACCAGGCAGAGTGCCGAGAATGCAAGTTTTGCAAATCGGGGAAGACAAATCTTTGTGGAAAAGTTCGAGCAGCAACTGGAGTTGGTGTTATGATGAATGATCGAAAGAGCCGTTTCTCCGTAAATGGAAAGCCAATTTATCATTTCATGGGAACCTCAACTTTTAGCCAGTATACAgttgtacatgatgttagtgtTGCAAAGATTGATCCTCAAGCTCCTTTAGACAAAGTATGCCTTCTGGGTTGCGGTGTTCCTACTGGTAAGACCTTGCTTCACATTAGTGCATTATGGTTCTttggaatctctctctctcttgctctcTATTCCCTGTTTCTGGGGATATGTGTAATCTTTAAGCCATCTCTCATCTAGTAACCCTGATGTTATGTGATAAAGATCTTCATCTATCTCTTAGGTCTTGGAGCGGTATGGAACACAGCGAAAGTAGAATCAGGCTCTATTGTTGCTGTTTTTGGCCTTGGTACTGTTGGCCTTGCTGtaagttttgaatatttatgtTTGATTCCTATTTCTGAGGCTTTATAATCAGACCTAGTAATGAACCTGTTTTGGCTGCCTAACctctttgtttaattaattataatttgatAGGTGGCTGAGGGTGCAAAGGCTGCTGGTGCTTCGAGAATTATTGGCATTGATATTGACAGTAAAAAGTTTGATACAGGTGCATCTTTATTATCTTGTTTCCCTTTTCTCTTGCATGTGTTATGTGGTGTTGCAGTTCGTGCTTTTGCTTCCCCCCCTCCTTTCTGGGTATTCTTGTAATTTCTTGCCCTGGTAATGAGGTTGTTTTTTGACTATTTGTTCTCTGTCCTTCAATTGAGTAAATGCATTCTAGTGCGTATGCTAGATGATGACACCATGCTTAGTATTTGGAAGTGCTTTGCACATCCTGTGTTTGTCATAGTTACTGCCATAAATTTAAGACCATTCATTAAACTGGCTTGACTAAAAGTTATTgtgttaaagaaaaaaatttatatatctCTGTAATTTTTTGGCTCTCAATGATAACTTGTTTTTACTGTCCTCCAACTCTCGGTCAATCTCACTTAAGATTCATTCCACATTTCCACCTCTTTTGTATGGGTTATCCTAGATTCATTATCAAGTTCCCTACCATGAGATATCaagtttcctcttcttttttttcctcacttGAGTTTCCTTGGTGAAGCTAGCTAAACACCCTATGAGGTGTATCTGGAAACTTTCTGtttagacatttttttttttgaaatctatgTATATTTTTGTATTCCAGTTCTTAAATTCCTATGGTTAAAGGGTGCTGAAAATTCTAGCAGGAAACACCTTGCAACCACTTGGGCTTGTGGATGGTAGAAATAAGGGTCTAGTACAGCGTACTAAAAAATACAGGGTAAAAATATTTGTTGTTGTGCTTATATTGGCTCATTAgtatataataaaaatgattGTTGTCAACTTGCAGCAAAGAATTTTGGAGTTACTGAATTTGTGAATCCAAAGGACCATGACAAGCCAATCCAACAGGTTATTGTTGATCTTACGGATGGTGGTGTTGACTATAGTTTTGAGTGTATTGGAAATGTCTCTGTGATGAGGGCTGCTTTGGAGTGTTGCCACAAGGTGAGAGgtgcctttttttttgtgtggaatTGGCAGTAGAAACAGTACTGATGTGGTTTATATACTTCAGGGCTGGGGAACCTCGGTTATTGTGGGTGTTGCTGCATCAGGTCAGGAGATATCCACTCGTCCCTTCCAGTTGGTGACTGGCCGTGTTTGGAAAGGAACAGCTTTTGGTGGTTTCAAGAGCCGTTCACAAGTTCCTTGGCTGGTAGATAAGTACATGAAGAAGGTAAAATATCATCAGCACATCATCAACATGTGTTTAATTACAGTTCCTTGGCAATTCCAATAGGTCTCATAACAAACTCTTCTGTGATTCCAGGAAATTAAGGTTGATGAGTACATAACCCACAACCTGACTCTCTTGGATATCAACAAGGCATTTGATTTGATGCACGAAGGGGGTTGCCTCAGGTGTGTGCTTAAGACACAAGACTAGACCGGATGATCTACAGGGCTCTGCATATGTTTCTTTCAAGCCAAActtattaatttgttttgtcTTGTCCTTAAAATGGAAAGAGAGATCCTGATGCATTGTCTATATATGAGGAAATGGGCTGTGTGATCAAAACTCCTTTTGAAAAGTCTCTTATGTCTGATTTTGAAGTCCTCTTATTGTGAGTTGTGCAACCAACGTGTGAATACAATAATACCTTTTGCATATTAACTCGTTTTGAGTAATGTGTTGTGCCTCTATGTAATCTCTGGTTGGATGTGATATGAATGTCAAGGAATAAGGTGGTTCGTGAGCGATCTCCAGTGAATATTCATCAGATTCAGAACCACCCGACAAGGTTATACTGTgagcatcatcttcatcttcaggCATGGAATAATTACTCTAGCAGGACTCAATTCTGAAATATTGGAGTCCCTTTCCTCCATAAGGTAAATTCGGACGTAGGCAGTAAGGAAAGATTACTCTGTTATTGCTGCAATAGGTAGAGATGAGGAAGGTGGTGTGGTGTTTGCTTGTTCGGAGCTATTCAATTAAATTTAACCAGTGTTTTAAAGAACTGGTTATACTGGCCGGACGAATTGGTTGAACCAGAAACCAAGGGTTCACCGATCCGATTCAATTAAATACCATTAATGTACCAGGTTGGTCAAATACTGGTTCATTCAGTAGTATACCGGTCGACATACTGATTGACCGGTATAATTACCTCAAATTagaattatttatgttaaattattattaattgtgTCAATAAGTAGTTAACtctaattatttaaattattaattgTTAATGTACCATAGTATTCGTATCACTTcttattaattatattgatttattaattattattaacaaCTTAAGTAGTTACTATATAAAACACTAAAAATAATGATgtaacaaatattaaaaaaactaaaagtaAATTAATTAAACCGATGAATCGGTCAAACCGGTTGAACCATTTGTTGGTGGTCTCACTGTATGATTCAAAATCCGGCAGCAACTCCAATGACAAATACAATATCAAGCAttccaaaatcattctctctcttctcctctctcctacgtggcataatttaattggatgtGTGGGTCTCACAATATAcgctattcatcaacacttcatactttctAACACTTCAGACTCATTTTCTCTATCATCTCTCTattacttttcatcacctctatcTTCTTTTTTAACACTTGAAAAATAGGTTTCAAGTGTCCCATTAGATATGCTCTAAGACATTTAATTTAACCTACTGTTGGAGTGGGTTGGTTGTTATGGACTCTTCAAAGTTCCAACAAATTTGGGGGAGTTCGTtttttgactatatatatatatatatatatatatatatattagttgagagagagagagtagtgtATTCCAGTGATTCTTCTAAAGAATCCCAACTTAATTCATATTTCTTACTGAGGAGATTCCTGGCCAATCAAGGATTATCCGGACCCTATCAGATTCTTTTCCCTTACAAGTATACCTTCACCCTCCTCTGTTTTATATTCCTCTGCAACACAAAAACAGAGcactcgctctctctctctgaaatgGCGTCGTTATCGTGTTCCGCCTCCGATCTTGTAACCCTTCTAGGTGGCGTCCCTAATGCTACGGATGCTGCTGATTACATCTGCGGCCGATTCGAAGCCATTTCGAACAAATTTATTGAGACGGGTTATGCCGTGGACAACACGTACCTGCTCTTCTCAGCGTACCTTGTCTTTGCAATGCAGCTTGGATTCGCCATGCTTTGCGCAGGCTCTGTTCGAGCGAAGAACACAATGAACATCATGCTCACCAACGTCATTGACGCGGCAGCCGGTGGTCTTTTCTACTACATTTTCGGATTCGCCATTGCTTTTGGGACACCGTCGAATGGGTTCATCGGGAAACACTTTTTTGGTTTGACTGAATTCCCTACAGAGTCTTTTGAATAcagttttttcttgtttcaatgGGCTTTTGCGATTGCGGCTGCTGGGATCACCAGTGGTTCAATTGCAGAGCGGACTCAATTTATTGCATATTTGATTTATTCATCTTTCTTGACTGGTTTGGTTTATCCAATTGTGTCTCATTGGTTCTGGTCTACTGATGGGTGGGCTAGCCCTGCTAGATCAGAGAATCTATTGTTTGGTTCTGGGGTTATTGATTTTGCTGGTTCTGGTGTTGTTCACTTAGTTGGTGCCATTGCTGGGCTATGGGGTGCATACATTGAAGGGCCTCGAATAGGCCGGTTTGATCACGCAGGCCAATCCGTCGCTCTGCGTGGACATAGTGGTACATTGGTTGTTCTTGGTACTTTCTTATTGTGGTTTGGTTGGTACGGATTCAATCCTGGTTCATTTGTCACTATTTTGAAGGCTTATGGTGAAAGTGGTTCCTTTTACGGGCAATGGAGTGCAGTCGGTCGAACGGCGGTGACCACCACATTGGCCGGATGCACTGCTGCATTGACAACTCTGTTTGGGAAGAGGTTGCTGTCCGGACATTGGAATGTGACTGATGTTTGCAATGGTTTACTTGGTGGGTTTGCAGCTATCACAGGTGGGTGTTCTGTTGTTGATCCCTGGGCAGCTGTTCTATGTGGGTTTGTGGCCTCTTGGGTTCTCATTGGCTGCAACAAACTGGCCGAGAAGCTGCATTACGACGATCCGCTGGAGGCGGCGCAGCTTCATGGTGGTTGTGGCTCATGGGGGATTATATTCACAGCACTGTTTGCAAAGAAAGAGTATGTGAATGAGGTGTATCCAGGGTTACCTGGAAGGCCATATGGATTGGTAATGGGAGGAGGAGCAAGGTTATTAGCAGCTCATGCTGTCCAGATTTTGGTAGTTGTGGGATGGGTGAGTGTGACAATGGGGACATTGTTTTTCATTCTGCATAAGCTGAAACTTCTGAGGATCACAGCAGAAGAGGAGATGGCAGGGATGGACTTGACTAGTCATGGTGGTATTGCTTATGTTTATACAGATGAATATCAAGATGATGCAGCTAAGAGGGGAATTTGTTGAGGAAAGTGAAAGCTTGGCTGCAtttgggttttggggtttagggtttactaGGAGCATTATTTACATTCAAATTAGTTTCTACAGTTGGTTCTGTTTCTAAGTAATGAGATAAGCATGAGTTAATAAGTCCACTCAGTACTATACTTCTGGAAAATGTATAAAACCTTGAACTGGTTGCTCTTCTACAAACTCTATGATTCGTACTGGAAACTATATATCTATGTGGAAGCTGCAGTGACAGAACAAGTAAATAACTCATATCATAAATTATTCAGTTTTATTGTAGATCAACTCCTACATGTTCATACTCATTTACTTCCTTTCTTAAAGCACAAGCACAAAGCAGAAACTattacaaaaaattgaaatgcaTCATGTCTTACAGCCTAGAACTCATAAGGATCAGTAGCAAACACCGTTTGTCCGTCTTCTCAAATTCAAGGTAGAGGATTCACTGCTTTGATTCAACGGCAAGCTTTTTTTGTTAATAACTCTTGATTTTTTCCCCCATCTCTAACATGTGCTTGGTCCAATTATCACAACGGTGGAGTCCATTTTCCAGCTCTGAAGTCTTTGTAGAAGCTTGATCTTTTAGAAACGACGTAAAAGACTGCGTGTATTGCAGCCGAAAGTGAGGAAACAAGGAGATCAATTAAGTATAATGGACATATCTTAGCATCAAGAAATGTGTATGCATTGTCTGTGAATGCAGATGTATGTTTGATAACTGCATAAAatacacaaaagaaaaaggggGAAATAAGTGAAGACCTGGGATTCCTGTGATAATGAAGTTAGGTTCCTTCAGAATATCATAAAGCATTCTCTTCTCATTCACTTTGATCCATTTAGAAGATCCCTGGCCTGAGAACACCAAAGACAGCAATCTAAGTAATAAGGTGGTAGGGTGTAGAGTAGCTGAGGATTTTGCCAAAATAATGAAGACTAACGTTTGATAACAAAAACATATAGAACAAAATGGTAATGTAAGTCAATTGGAAGTGTGCTAAAAATAATCTATAATGCAGAGTTTTTAGTAGCTGCGCTAATTATGAGgcagaagaaagagaagaaaagaagatgatATTCGGTATTTCTTTTTGAATAGATGCCGAAAAATGACTCTCCAATTATAGTATGGATGAAGCACTTCCTGCCTCCACATTAGAGTACAGTCAACAAGGGAAAAAGCAACTCAACAGAGGCTGGTCTgatgaaaaattagaaaaaaaagaaaaagagatactACCAGCAGTTTCAGTTTCATCCTTCTCTCCATCGCCAATGCCTTCTGCTTGAGCACCGGTAGTTCCTTCTAGGAGATATTGGAGAACTTTTGCTTTTGATAAAAGAACTCCAGAAACAGCCTGAAGAATTTATTAAATAAGAATCAGGACTcgaaagaaacatgaaaagaatGTCAAAATTGCTTCTAATAGAAATGTAAAGTTTCTAGAAGAAGAGATTAGATGCAGACACGAAGTTTAAACCAATGATTTCATAAATTCTGAAGAGGACGGCAGCATAGTCTCATGCACAGTATGCCAAGACAACCAGCAGGGAATTAACGAGATTCAACCACAGCATAAACGGCTCATGTCACTTTTTCACGAGCAGGAACTAGTTAACTTTCTCCTGGCCATCCAATTTAATTAGGGAGCCAGTCAACAGAAACTACATTAGTAGTGAAAGGGTTGCGATATTAAGATCTACTGCTAC
This genomic interval carries:
- the LOC120006873 gene encoding alcohol dehydrogenase class-3 yields the protein MATQGQVITCKAAVAWEPNKPLVIEDVQVAPPQAGEVRVKILFTALCHTDAYTWSGKDPEGLFPCILGHEAAGIVESVGEGVTEVQPGDHVIPCYQAECRECKFCKSGKTNLCGKVRAATGVGVMMNDRKSRFSVNGKPIYHFMGTSTFSQYTVVHDVSVAKIDPQAPLDKVCLLGCGVPTGLGAVWNTAKVESGSIVAVFGLGTVGLAVAEGAKAAGASRIIGIDIDSKKFDTAKNFGVTEFVNPKDHDKPIQQVIVDLTDGGVDYSFECIGNVSVMRAALECCHKGWGTSVIVGVAASGQEISTRPFQLVTGRVWKGTAFGGFKSRSQVPWLVDKYMKKEIKVDEYITHNLTLLDINKAFDLMHEGGCLRCVLKTQD
- the LOC120007420 gene encoding ammonium transporter 1 member 4-like — translated: MASLSCSASDLVTLLGGVPNATDAADYICGRFEAISNKFIETGYAVDNTYLLFSAYLVFAMQLGFAMLCAGSVRAKNTMNIMLTNVIDAAAGGLFYYIFGFAIAFGTPSNGFIGKHFFGLTEFPTESFEYSFFLFQWAFAIAAAGITSGSIAERTQFIAYLIYSSFLTGLVYPIVSHWFWSTDGWASPARSENLLFGSGVIDFAGSGVVHLVGAIAGLWGAYIEGPRIGRFDHAGQSVALRGHSGTLVVLGTFLLWFGWYGFNPGSFVTILKAYGESGSFYGQWSAVGRTAVTTTLAGCTAALTTLFGKRLLSGHWNVTDVCNGLLGGFAAITGGCSVVDPWAAVLCGFVASWVLIGCNKLAEKLHYDDPLEAAQLHGGCGSWGIIFTALFAKKEYVNEVYPGLPGRPYGLVMGGGARLLAAHAVQILVVVGWVSVTMGTLFFILHKLKLLRITAEEEMAGMDLTSHGGIAYVYTDEYQDDAAKRGIC